The genomic interval CGAGCTGCCTCTGGCTCGTAGTGAGTGCTCAGCCTCAGTGTCCCCCCCTTGTGGAGGTTGATTGTGTGCTCGCGGTCTGACGCTGCGCCCCTTGAGCCACTGCTTTTATGCCCACGGAAAGCGGGAGATTGAGTGCAGCGCATGCGGCGGCGCTGCATGTTGGGGCTGTTGTCTGCTGAGCTGCAGTCATCAGTGGAGAGAGAACTGTGACGCGCCAGAGTGCGCTTGGCACGAGACACCTTGAGGGAGAGACACAAAAGCAACTGGTAAACATACAGAAAGAAGTCTCATGGTGAATGAAACaaggaaaaaaacacttttgtaacacattaaaagctttttcGCAGCCATTCCttatacacacttacacatacagtaacagTCATCACCTTGGCTTGTGTCTCCTGGGTAATGGAGCgtaggagagaggcagagcggGACAGGAGAGGGGAGGTAAAGGGGGACGACTCTGCTGAGGAGCAGGTGTCGCTCTCTCCACCGCTGAAATAGCGGTAGGGGTTGGGGTCAGATGGGGCCAGGAGAGTCCCCCCTTGGGAGCGCCTCTGGGTGTTCGGGGAGGTGAGGGGGGTGCCTGGGTCGCTGTGGAACAGGCTCTCCTTGCGGCGGGTGTGAGGAGACTCCACCAGGGTGGAGAAGCCATATGAAGTCTGAGCTTTGGGGACATACGGCAGAGACATTGCAGTCTGTGACTGGGGGTCAGCATTTGTGTTGACACTGGGCCTGTCAACAGATCCGGCACCCGGCTCATCTGCACTCTCTATTTGGATGATGTGACGGTTGGCTGACCTCTGGAGATTGCGTGCGTCTCCTCCCAGGCGAGGAAAGAGGCGAGGGCTGCAGGGGTTGTTGCTGCTCCGAGCTCTGGGGCTCTGGCTGCAGATGGCATGGTCAGACACAGAGGGTCGTAATTTGGAGCAGTGTTTAGGCTCCGGGGTAAGAGACTCCTCTGGAGGGCAGCAAATAAGTTTGGGGGGGATGAAGAAGTCAGGGATCTTTTCTGGAGTGAGGACGTTGGTATAAACAGAGATGGGAATGGCCTCTATTGTCTGCGGGGACTTAGATTTGGTCCCACTGCTCTCCACAGAGCTACGGAGCT from Cottoperca gobio chromosome 17, fCotGob3.1, whole genome shotgun sequence carries:
- the LOC115022685 gene encoding C2 calcium-dependent domain-containing protein 4C-like encodes the protein MWLLEKLRSSVESSGTKSKSPQTIEAIPISVYTNVLTPEKIPDFFIPPKLICCPPEESLTPEPKHCSKLRPSVSDHAICSQSPRARSSNNPCSPRLFPRLGGDARNLQRSANRHIIQIESADEPGAGSVDRPSVNTNADPQSQTAMSLPYVPKAQTSYGFSTLVESPHTRRKESLFHSDPGTPLTSPNTQRRSQGGTLLAPSDPNPYRYFSGGESDTCSSAESSPFTSPLLSRSASLLRSITQETQAKVSRAKRTLARHSSLSTDDCSSADNSPNMQRRRMRCTQSPAFRGHKSSGSRGAASDREHTINLHKGGTLRLSTHYEPEAARLRVRVLTAEALYDRQTDLKSINCCVALYLNPGKQQKQRSTIIKNSRNPVFNEDFFFDSLPQAQVKSLAMKIKVVNKGTSLRRDVLLGEREVLLSELLSGL